Part of the Niallia alba genome is shown below.
TCATTATCGGACCAACCATGTAATAGATAGATAACAGGCATAGGGGCGCTATTCTCTTTATCAGGAAGATATATATTCATAGAAGTCACTTTCCCTAAAACCTCAGAACGAAAATTCACTTTAGAAATAGCCATTTTATACACCTACTTTTTATTAGAGATAAAAGATTTGCCTTCTACAAAACTTGTGATAATCGATTCATTCTCTGCTTCTTCATTATTTATCAGCTGAACAACCTTTTCAGCTGCAACCATTCCCCAACGATGCTTAGAATAAGAAATCGTTGCTAATGACGGATTTAAAAAGGAGCCGATTTCTATATTATCAAATCCAATAAGGGAAATATCTGTACCTATCTTTCTATCTTTATTTCTAAAATATTTATAAATTCCCACGGCCATTTCATCATTAAAAGAAAAAATAGTAACAGGAGGACCTGTCATCTTCGAATGAATAATTTCCGCAGCAGCATACCCTGATTCCTCTGTAAACGCAGATGGAATAACCTCATACTCTACTCCATAGCGAGCTAATTCACGTTCACTCGCTTCCAGCCTTTGGCGGCTATCAAAAGCTTCTTCTGGGCCAGTTACTAAATAGACTTTATTAGGGTCACTTGCAATGATTTTTTCCATCGCTAAGGTCGCTCCGCCTTTGTTATCCAATAGTACTTTTCTAACATTTGGGCAACTTATTTCTCGATCTAATACAACGAGAGAATGACCCCGATTGGCAAATTGAATAATTTCTTCGGTGCTAAAGGTCCAATCTAATATAATTCCTCCATCCACCATTCTTTCCGGTAGAAAAAGGTGGGACTTTTGCCCACTACAAACAATCATATCGTAGTTGTAATGAGCAAGACCTTTTTTAATTCCTTCTAATAGCTCGCCATAAAAGCTCCCACCATAATCAGCCAGGTAGACTGCTATAATTTTTGTTTCCTGCTTTTTCAATGTTCTCGCTGCCATATTAGGAATATAATTGAGTTCATTTGCAATAGCAGTTATTCTTGCACGAGTGGCTTCCGTTACCTTTGGACTGCCATTTAGTGCATAGGATACGGTAGAAATAGAAACACCAGCTGCCTTAGCTATATCTTTAATCCCTACCATTGCCTTCACCCCTTCCTACTAGCAGTATATTTCTAATGTATTTTCTTGTTGTAAGTTCTTCTTGATCACTTCTTTATCTAAGCATATTCCACCCATTCGATAAAGATTAGCTTCAAACTTACCTTCTACTACATTGCCATTGAAAATTATCTTTCTATCTTCATGTCCTAGCTTATAGTTAATTTTTACAGGCTTATCGAATAATTTAAAGGCTACTGTTAAGCCATTTAATCTTTCTGGTAGAACCGGATCTATAATAAACGTAGTCGCCGTTTGGCGAATTCCTAATACATTGCTTATCAACTGATTTATATAGATTCCTGGGCCACTGGAGTAAATACGCCAGCCACCTTTTACAGCAACATCGCCATTTTTAAGTTTACCAAAATTCTCTTGTGCTTCATACCTAGTTTTGAAATCGCCATCAGAACTGCTGAAATAAACATTACTTTGGCGAATCGCTGCATTTTCCACTCGGTCTTTGATGCCAATTGGATTAATCGTATTTAATCCTTTCCACGTTTCTTCCGCCTTCCCTAACCTCGCCATTGCTTCCGTAAAGCGAATATGGGCATGGACATATTGCAAACCAATTTCTCTACCAAAATTAGCAGCCTGTTCTGCGCGTTTAAAGTTTGTGCTTACCCCACCTTGATAGAATGCAGGACGATTCATTAAACGCACGCCATCTGGAAAATATAAATTTTCTTTAATTATTTGATAATGATGCTCCGCCATCTCAGGTGTAATTAATTCTGCGATCATACTTCTCGTCATTGGCAATAATCGGTATTGAATATTTGTTTTTTCATCTTCTGGATGTATCATTAATTCCACATGATTCGAATCTTCCATATAAACAAATCCAGGTATCGTATCTGTGCTTAATATAAATCTATCAAAATCCGCTTTGATATTTTTCACCAAATCAAAAAGATATTCTGCATACTGATTATCATAATCCTTTAATGCCTTTGCCAAATTACGTAATGTCTGGTAAGTAAGAGCTACTGTCCAGCTACTAGCCATATTCTTTTTTAACCTGCTATCATACGGCTGTAAGGTATCGTCCCAATCCCCATCTCCATAGCATGATAAAAACGTATCCGGCAGAAAATTTGTTTCTATATAATGAATTTGTTTCTTTACATGTTCCAATAACGGATAGTGCGCCGCTGTTTTTTCAAATGTATGTCTGCTTGTATATGGAATAGGTTCATCCAATATGCTCGTATCACCTGTAAATGTTAAATAATCTCCAACAACCTTTAATGGCCATACGATTACATCGCCATGACTTTCATCTGCCTTAATCTTTTCAAAGCGATCAAACATAAACCACTGCGGCCAATTCCCATCATTTTCGAATTGGTTCGCATATACTTTTTTCAAAATTTCACGAACAATTTCAGGACGATTAACGGCAAAGAAATATTCAACTGGCCCCTGAGAAACATCCCTTGTTCCCCATGCAGCTCCTCCATATTGCTCTAATCCATGTGGAGATAGATAATGAACTAGCATATTATGAGAATACCATCTACTAAGCAGGTTCATTCTCTCTACTTCTTCCTGAATTAGCGGATTCTCATGCTTCATTTGAAAACCATTCAGTAATTCATCCAGATAACGCTCATAGCTTTCCGTCTCTTCCGTTTCATTCTTTCGATGATGTTGATAATCTCCTTTATGCAAATTCCCTTGAATAGTTAGGTTTACTGCATGTTCTTGATTCAATTCTACCATGACTAGCGGGAAGCTAGACGATTCCTCAGAAGAAACAAAAACCGTTTCATCTTTCAATGTAAAGGGTTGTTCAACATGTACATGATACGTTAATTCTGGATATCCTTGACCAACAGTAGAATTAGGTGTTCCATTAAAAGTGATGACTTGATCTGATTGATTCCATTTGAATGGAATAGAATCTTCACCATCATTCATTAAAATATGGTTGCTAATGATAAAGTCATATTTTTCCCCTCTTATACTCTCGATGTTTAACTTAATCTCATAATCTTCTACAGAAGTATAATTTGTCACTACAATCAAGTCATCCGCCAGCTTGTAATACCATTTAGCGACGTTAAAGCCCATTTCAAATGCAGATGGCATCGCTAATAACTGCCACTGATTCTTTATTTTCATATAAATTCGCTGACCAGATTTCTTCATTATATTAAGTGAATTTCTATTATTACTCATCATCTTGTTCATAGAGGTGTTTCCTAAAACAATTTGTGAGTTAAAAATACCGTACATATAGACTGTTGTTGCCATTACTGGTCTATCTACTACTAAATCAGTACCACTCAATAGAATATGCCCATGTGGTCTTTCCATTTGAACTTCCTTTTCTTTTAACACGACATGATGCTGATTATCCGTGAAAAAAGACATAAGCTTTTGATCTACCATCTCTTTTTCTATTTGATTGCCAAATAATTCATTTACTTCTTTAGGCGTCAATATTTCTGTTTGTACAACCTGATTAGCAATATTAGTTATTTTATTTACCGGTTTCGTAACCTGCTCCAATTTGTTTGCTTCTGTCCAAATTTCTTCTATTTGTTGAGTAGTGAAATATGGTTTTTCTACAGCTGTTGGATGATTTTCTAAGATAGAACCATAAAAAACAACCGATTGTTTCTCTTGTACATGTTGTTTCTCTGTTTGCAAAGAGACATAGGCCATTTCATATTGATATACCTCCGTTGGCAAGCTTTCCTTTCGCAATGCTTCAGGAATGTTTGTTTCTTTGTAAGACTTCCCAAAGAATTGATAACCATCTGTACTAAATCCGATTGTCTTTTGTAAACACCCTTGTTGAAGATATGGAAACTTCGCCCCTTGTGGCTGATTTTGTCTAGAACAGATTGTATATCCGTATTGTGTATCAATATGATGATCAATATATTGAGACACATATGCCTCATTTGATTGAACTGCTCCTTTTGCTGCAATCCCAATATCTTGCCCATATAATAAATCTACTGTTTGATCCCCTTGTAAACTAACTTCCCAAAACCATACATCATGTGAAGTTAGTAAAAATTGGACTTCATAGGATACACCTTCAAAGCTGCCGCTCCAAATTAATGTGTGCTCACCTACTGATAGTTGACTATCTGATCGAACACCAAGTAAAGGTGTAGAGAAAATTTCCCCTTCCTTAAACACTCGTAAATAGATTTGGTTCGCACTACCATCTAATAGATTCCCTATGAGTTGGTTGACCATTATATCTTTATGACGAATTTCATATATATCCCCGCTAGGAAGAAAAGAAAAAGTCGTATCATTCCCATTCAAAGTAACTGTTTGAGTATTCATGTCTTCATTCCTATCCTCTTATCTTTTTTAATTCAAAACATTTTGATTGAAGTTCTATACTATTTGGTCCGACCATTACTTCAAAATCACCATTATCACTAGAGAAGTTCATATTTCTATGTGTATACCGAAGCTGTTTCTCAGAAATAGCGAAGGTAACCACTTGCTTTTCTCCGCTTTCTAATTGAACTTGCTTAAAGTCTATTAATTCCTTAACAGGACGTACAACTTCACCAACTAAGTCACGAATATAAAGCTGGACTGTTTCTGTAACGAGATAGTCCCCTCTATTCTCTACTTCCACTGTAACCTCTATGGCTTCTTCCTCTGATATAACCTCTTTATCTAATTGTAAATTACTGTAAATAACTTCACTGTAACTTAATCCATAACCGAATGGATAGCGTGCGTAATTAGAAACATCTAAGTATTTAGAAACATATTTTTCATCCGGATTTTCTTCATAAGGACGACCTGTATTATCTACATTGTAGTAAATCGGCACTTGTCCAACATTTTCAGGGAAACTCATGCTTAAACGCCCACTTGGGTTTACATCTCCATATAAGACGTCACTTAGCGCATTTCCACCTTCTGTACCAGGGAACCATGCTTCTACAATGGCAGCTGCTCCATCTAGTTCACTAATATCTAATGGACGGCCATTATATAAAGTAACGATAATCGGCTTACCTGTATCCTTTAATAGCTTGAATAGTCTAATCTGCTCTTTCGGTAAACAAATGTCACTTCGACTTGCTGCCTCACCACTCATCCATTCTTGTTCACCCAAAGCTAATACTATGACTTCTGCATCACTCGTTGCTTTTACTGCACATGAGATCATATCTTCTGATAATTCAAAGTAGTCACAAGGCATTTCGGCAGAGATAATATGATCAGATTTTGCCTGCATTCCTTCTAATAACGAAACAGCTTCATCCATTTTCCCTTGCCATGACCATGCTCCTAAGATGTCCTGTGAATCTGCTCCCGGTCCGACGACTGCTACTTTTTGATTCATTGATAATGGTAAGACACCATTGTTTTCTAGTAATACAATCGATTTTGCCGCTATTTCTCTAGCTTGTTTTCGATGTAATGTTGATAAAATTACTTCTTTCTCCCGGTCTGCATCTGCTCCACGATGAGGATTTTCAAATAATCCTAAATCGTTTTTCAGTTCTAAAATTCTCAGTACCGCTTCGTTTAACAACTTTTCTTCTACTACTTCTTCCTCGATTAACTCCTTTAAATAATGAGCATAACAAGTGGTCAT
Proteins encoded:
- a CDS encoding LacI family DNA-binding transcriptional regulator, with the translated sequence MVGIKDIAKAAGVSISTVSYALNGSPKVTEATRARITAIANELNYIPNMAARTLKKQETKIIAVYLADYGGSFYGELLEGIKKGLAHYNYDMIVCSGQKSHLFLPERMVDGGIILDWTFSTEEIIQFANRGHSLVVLDREISCPNVRKVLLDNKGGATLAMEKIIASDPNKVYLVTGPEEAFDSRQRLEASERELARYGVEYEVIPSAFTEESGYAAAEIIHSKMTGPPVTIFSFNDEMAVGIYKYFRNKDRKIGTDISLIGFDNIEIGSFLNPSLATISYSKHRWGMVAAEKVVQLINNEEAENESIITSFVEGKSFISNKK
- a CDS encoding GH36-type glycosyl hydrolase domain-containing protein; the protein is MNTQTVTLNGNDTTFSFLPSGDIYEIRHKDIMVNQLIGNLLDGSANQIYLRVFKEGEIFSTPLLGVRSDSQLSVGEHTLIWSGSFEGVSYEVQFLLTSHDVWFWEVSLQGDQTVDLLYGQDIGIAAKGAVQSNEAYVSQYIDHHIDTQYGYTICSRQNQPQGAKFPYLQQGCLQKTIGFSTDGYQFFGKSYKETNIPEALRKESLPTEVYQYEMAYVSLQTEKQHVQEKQSVVFYGSILENHPTAVEKPYFTTQQIEEIWTEANKLEQVTKPVNKITNIANQVVQTEILTPKEVNELFGNQIEKEMVDQKLMSFFTDNQHHVVLKEKEVQMERPHGHILLSGTDLVVDRPVMATTVYMYGIFNSQIVLGNTSMNKMMSNNRNSLNIMKKSGQRIYMKIKNQWQLLAMPSAFEMGFNVAKWYYKLADDLIVVTNYTSVEDYEIKLNIESIRGEKYDFIISNHILMNDGEDSIPFKWNQSDQVITFNGTPNSTVGQGYPELTYHVHVEQPFTLKDETVFVSSEESSSFPLVMVELNQEHAVNLTIQGNLHKGDYQHHRKNETEETESYERYLDELLNGFQMKHENPLIQEEVERMNLLSRWYSHNMLVHYLSPHGLEQYGGAAWGTRDVSQGPVEYFFAVNRPEIVREILKKVYANQFENDGNWPQWFMFDRFEKIKADESHGDVIVWPLKVVGDYLTFTGDTSILDEPIPYTSRHTFEKTAAHYPLLEHVKKQIHYIETNFLPDTFLSCYGDGDWDDTLQPYDSRLKKNMASSWTVALTYQTLRNLAKALKDYDNQYAEYLFDLVKNIKADFDRFILSTDTIPGFVYMEDSNHVELMIHPEDEKTNIQYRLLPMTRSMIAELITPEMAEHHYQIIKENLYFPDGVRLMNRPAFYQGGVSTNFKRAEQAANFGREIGLQYVHAHIRFTEAMARLGKAEETWKGLNTINPIGIKDRVENAAIRQSNVYFSSSDGDFKTRYEAQENFGKLKNGDVAVKGGWRIYSSGPGIYINQLISNVLGIRQTATTFIIDPVLPERLNGLTVAFKLFDKPVKINYKLGHEDRKIIFNGNVVEGKFEANLYRMGGICLDKEVIKKNLQQENTLEIYC
- a CDS encoding glycoside hydrolase family 3 N-terminal domain-containing protein, whose translation is MRQEELVKLVDELTVEEKVDQLLQLSADFYTKKNEEMTGPLTDLGLTEENIKQAGSTLGLSGAQEAIRVQKEYMNKHRLGIPTLMMADIIHGFRTIFPIPLGLGSSWSLEAAEKMAQISALEASVSGLHVTFSPMVDLVRDPRWGRVMESTGEDAYLNGEFAKALVRGYQGEDLKSDTDRVAACVKHFAAYGAPAGGRDYNTVDMSERQLRESYLPSYKAAIDAGAKLVMTSFNTVDGIPATGNEWLFREILREQFGFGGVVISDWGAVKELIAHGVAGDEKKAAELAIKAGVDIEMMTTCYAHYLKELIEEEVVEEKLLNEAVLRILELKNDLGLFENPHRGADADREKEVILSTLHRKQAREIAAKSIVLLENNGVLPLSMNQKVAVVGPGADSQDILGAWSWQGKMDEAVSLLEGMQAKSDHIISAEMPCDYFELSEDMISCAVKATSDAEVIVLALGEQEWMSGEAASRSDICLPKEQIRLFKLLKDTGKPIIVTLYNGRPLDISELDGAAAIVEAWFPGTEGGNALSDVLYGDVNPSGRLSMSFPENVGQVPIYYNVDNTGRPYEENPDEKYVSKYLDVSNYARYPFGYGLSYSEVIYSNLQLDKEVISEEEAIEVTVEVENRGDYLVTETVQLYIRDLVGEVVRPVKELIDFKQVQLESGEKQVVTFAISEKQLRYTHRNMNFSSDNGDFEVMVGPNSIELQSKCFELKKIRG